The sequence TTAGAAGCTGAACTAGGGTGCTACAAAATCATAGCTGGTGACCAAGAGCTAGGCTGGGTACTGGGTGGTTATGGATCAGATGCGATCGCTGAATTCCTCAGCTACACGGCTGAATTACACTTGCACATCAGTAACCTATCCTTACAAGTTGACACCTTAAAGGGAGCGCGTCCAGTGGCAGAGATTACTGAAGATGATTACTTTCAGAAACTTCAACGTCGTGTCAAGCCATTCAAACCGATTAAGTCCTTGTCTAAAGATTAGGATCTACACTCTACTAGTTACCTTGGCCTATGACCCCAGATAGTATTGGGCTGGTTTTTAAAGCTCTACAGTTTGCTGCTCTGAAACATCGAGATCAGCGCCGCAAAGGATCTGAAGCGGCTCCGTATATCAACCATCCCATAGCTCTCGTGCACTTGCTGTGGCATGAAGCTGGTGTGCAGGATCCGGCTGTGTTGGTGGCAGCCTTGCTCCATGACACCGTGGAGGATACCCAAACCAGCTTTGCCGAGTTAGAGCAGGAGTTTGGGGCAGACATTTGTCGATTGGTGGGTGAGGTGACCGACGATAAATCACTGCCAAAGCAAGTGCGTAAACAGTATCAGATAGATCACGCACCCTACTTGAGCGATCGTGCCAAGTTAGTGAAATTGGCAGATAAGATTTGTAATATACGAGACTTAACAACATCTCCTCCGCTTGAATGGTCAGACGAGCGTCGCTACGAATATTTTGAGTGGGCTAAACAGGTAGTTGATCGCCTACGAGGTACCCATCCGGGCCTAGAATCTCTGTTTGATCAAGCCTATCAAGCCGGGATCGCCTTGAGTTCACGATCGCTGCAAATCTAGCAGTTCATTGTGAGCATCGTCAGTCATAATGAGGAATTGCAGTTGACGAGGTTTAGCTATGCCCAGAACCCCCAGTGAGTTTTCTGTTCACCTGCTATTTGAGGGTGGGCACCGTGAAGAGATACGGTTCCCTAACATTCAAGAATTTCAAAAGTGGTATAGCGGTGAGGTTGTGCCTAAGTCTACATCTATGGATTTCATCACGGTTCCAATCAAGAACATTCAAGGTGAATACATGGTTGCGCGTCCAGCCAAGATTCTAGCCATTCGGGTTGAGCCAGTCTTTAGCTCTAGCATCGATCGCTACAGCGAGTAGTCTGCGAGTACTCTGTTCTAGAATAGTCAGCGGTGGCGCTAAGTGATGCAATGGCTTCTTAACCATGGTGTGCTGGTAGTTATTATCACCCTATCGTTAGCCCTAGGTCGTGTTTTCACGTCTACAGCTAATTCAGATTCCACGACTAATTCAGCATCGCCAGCCTCGATTCCCTCACCTGTAGCTCCATCGACCCCTGCACTGCCTCTGCGTCTGCTGTCGATGGAACAGTTTCCGGCTTCGATTGCCCAAGACGAGCAATTGTGGCAGCCCTCCAGGCACGATCGTGCTGCTCTGTTACGGGCGATTGACCACAGCTTGAGATACCTGCAAACACCAGCGGCGATCGCTGCCTACCGCTCCTATCCAGTACCGGGGATTAGTCGAGAGCGGGTACAACGGAGCTTAGAGCGATTTCAGCAGCTCGTGCAGACCAGTCGCTCTGCCCAAGAGTTAGCTGCTGCTGTGCGGCAGGAGTTTGCCGTGTACCAGTCTGTGGGCAAGGATGGTCAAGGCACAGTTATGTTCACAGGGTACTTTGAGCCAGTGTATTTAGCGAGTCGCCAGCCTACGGCTGAGTTTCGCTATCCGCTCTATCGCAGGCCGCCAGACTTAGATACATGGACAAAACCCCACCCTACCCGTGCCCAGCTAGAGGGGATTGATGGTCTACAGGGCGATCGCGGGCGGCTCCGGGGGTTGCAGCTTGTGTGGTTGCGCGATCGCTTGGAAGCGTTTCTTGTGCATGTTCAAGGGTCGGCTCGGTTGCGGTTGCCCGATGGCAGGGTGATGACCGTAGGCTATGCTGGT is a genomic window of Cyanobacteriota bacterium containing:
- a CDS encoding HD domain-containing protein; translation: MTPDSIGLVFKALQFAALKHRDQRRKGSEAAPYINHPIALVHLLWHEAGVQDPAVLVAALLHDTVEDTQTSFAELEQEFGADICRLVGEVTDDKSLPKQVRKQYQIDHAPYLSDRAKLVKLADKICNIRDLTTSPPLEWSDERRYEYFEWAKQVVDRLRGTHPGLESLFDQAYQAGIALSSRSLQI
- a CDS encoding murein transglycosylase A → MQWLLNHGVLVVIITLSLALGRVFTSTANSDSTTNSASPASIPSPVAPSTPALPLRLLSMEQFPASIAQDEQLWQPSRHDRAALLRAIDHSLRYLQTPAAIAAYRSYPVPGISRERVQRSLERFQQLVQTSRSAQELAAAVRQEFAVYQSVGKDGQGTVMFTGYFEPVYLASRQPTAEFRYPLYRRPPDLDTWTKPHPTRAQLEGIDGLQGDRGRLRGLQLVWLRDRLEAFLVHVQGSARLRLPDGRVMTVGYAGRTEHPYTSIGRELVKDGKLRLEDLTLQTLVAYFQQHPEELNRYLPRNRSFIFFRETDGQEPTGSLSVPVTAERSIATDKSLMPPGALALIHTRLPTTSITAPSQQPWVSRYVLDQDTGSAIRGAGRVDIFMGTGKQAGDRAGVINSPGSLYYLLLKE